In one window of bacterium DNA:
- a CDS encoding cation transporter, with protein MHDHDHGHAHGPSSALSRPQQRKRLAWTLALAATYMVAEVLGGLWTGSLALLADAGHMLSDVAALALSLAALWLAERPAPAARTFGYRRSEILAALANGTALVVVAIFILIEAWERSAAPPEVLGLPMLAIATGGLVVNVLGLFLLQGGRDASLNMRGAWLHLMSDALGSVGAMTAGLCVWLFDWTLADPIASAVIALLVLASAWTLLKETVDVLLESAPRHLDVAEIGRELANANGVASVHDLHVWTITSGMVSLSCHVACREDTPPAALLGELQCLLRDRYAIEHVTIQVEPKDFEESVEVC; from the coding sequence ATGCACGATCACGATCATGGGCACGCGCATGGGCCTTCGTCGGCCCTCTCCCGGCCCCAGCAGCGAAAGCGCCTGGCATGGACGCTGGCCCTGGCAGCCACCTATATGGTTGCCGAGGTACTCGGTGGCCTCTGGACCGGCTCCCTTGCACTCCTGGCCGACGCGGGGCACATGCTCTCGGATGTTGCCGCCCTCGCCCTCTCCCTGGCGGCCCTCTGGCTGGCCGAACGCCCCGCTCCCGCAGCACGCACCTTCGGCTATCGGCGTTCGGAAATTCTCGCGGCCCTCGCCAATGGAACGGCCCTGGTGGTCGTCGCCATCTTCATCCTGATCGAAGCCTGGGAGCGAAGCGCCGCGCCGCCCGAGGTACTCGGCCTGCCAATGCTCGCCATCGCCACCGGCGGCCTCGTCGTCAACGTCCTCGGCTTGTTCCTGCTCCAAGGCGGCCGGGATGCCAGCCTGAACATGCGCGGCGCCTGGCTCCACCTGATGAGCGACGCCCTCGGCAGCGTAGGCGCAATGACCGCTGGCCTCTGCGTATGGCTCTTCGATTGGACGCTGGCCGACCCGATCGCCTCGGCGGTGATCGCTCTGCTGGTGTTGGCTTCGGCCTGGACCCTGCTGAAAGAAACCGTCGACGTGTTGCTGGAGTCCGCACCCCGCCATCTGGATGTGGCCGAGATCGGGCGGGAACTGGCGAACGCGAATGGTGTGGCCTCGGTGCACGATCTGCATGTCTGGACGATCACCAGCGGCATGGTCTCCCTCTCCTGTCATGTGGCCTGCCGCGAGGACACGCCCCCGGCCGCGCTGCTAGGCGAACTGCAATGCCTCCTCCGCGATCGGTATGCCATCGAACATGTCACGATCCAGGTGGAGCCAAAGGATTTCGAGGAGTCGGTCGAGGTCTGTTGA
- a CDS encoding zinc ABC transporter substrate-binding protein, translating into MMHRVRPLFLFLMAGLVALPGAANACGNVVTTLVPLSFLVQEIGGERVDSLVLVPSGASPHAFEPRPSDAARAEAACLFVSAGDGSDAWAARLGDTLATGRHLALAVSLGLPTHAWLDPIAVRDLLAPRLADALALADPDGAAAYAEQLRAFQVRLTALDAGVRTELADTGGQFVALHDAWAAFAERYGLEAIGVLRHADGGEVGPRSLGKLVAKARAAGIRAILVEPQLPGRMAERVAEEFGASTENVDPLGDPADPARASYEALLRFNAAAFRRAMGGPR; encoded by the coding sequence TTGATGCATCGCGTCCGTCCTCTCTTCCTGTTTCTGATGGCCGGGCTCGTCGCCCTTCCCGGCGCAGCCAACGCCTGCGGCAACGTCGTGACGACCCTCGTCCCGCTCTCGTTCCTCGTCCAGGAGATCGGAGGGGAACGCGTCGACAGCCTGGTCCTGGTGCCCTCGGGTGCGAGCCCTCACGCGTTCGAGCCACGGCCCTCCGACGCCGCTCGCGCTGAAGCGGCATGCCTGTTCGTTTCTGCAGGAGACGGCTCGGATGCGTGGGCCGCGCGGCTCGGCGACACACTCGCTACCGGCCGCCATCTCGCCCTCGCTGTCAGCCTCGGGTTGCCGACCCACGCCTGGCTCGACCCGATTGCGGTCCGTGACCTGTTGGCACCGCGACTTGCCGATGCGCTGGCCCTTGCAGACCCGGACGGAGCGGCAGCCTACGCCGAGCAGCTGCGGGCTTTCCAGGTCCGGCTGACGGCCCTGGATGCAGGCGTGCGCACAGAGCTCGCCGATACGGGCGGCCAATTCGTTGCCTTGCATGATGCCTGGGCAGCCTTCGCCGAGCGCTACGGCCTCGAGGCCATCGGCGTGTTGCGCCACGCAGACGGAGGCGAGGTGGGCCCGCGGAGCCTCGGCAAACTCGTCGCCAAGGCCCGAGCGGCCGGCATCCGGGCGATTCTCGTGGAACCTCAGCTTCCCGGCCGCATGGCGGAACGTGTCGCTGAAGAATTCGGAGCGAGCACGGAGAACGTCGATCCCCTCGGCGACCCGGCGGACCCGGCCCGCGCGAGCTATGAAGCGTTGCTTCGCTTCAACGCGGCGGCGTTCCGCCGCGCCATGGGGGGCCCACGATGA
- a CDS encoding metal ABC transporter ATP-binding protein: protein MNERVPPVLHVQGLYVKRDGHPVLEDITFDVAPGEFAGICGPNGAGKTTLLKTLLGSLKPDAGEISVLGATPGHQRDEGIGYVPQRNNVPAGFPARVRDIVAMGGLRGRGWRGRLGLATAEGEAVEENLERVGILPLADRPIGQLSGGEQRRVVLAQALCASSRLLILDEPTVGLDLPAEQAFYRLCRKLQSELGLSVIAVSHDLVALAGEADRLLCINRHMHVHGNPDEVVHSHALKEAYACEFDFLRGEIDHHGRHGPGH from the coding sequence ATGAACGAGCGCGTCCCCCCTGTCCTCCACGTCCAGGGGCTCTACGTCAAGCGCGACGGACACCCCGTCCTCGAAGACATCACGTTCGACGTGGCGCCGGGAGAGTTTGCTGGCATCTGCGGCCCGAACGGTGCCGGCAAGACGACGCTCCTCAAGACGCTGCTCGGCAGTTTGAAGCCCGACGCGGGCGAGATCAGCGTGCTCGGTGCGACGCCCGGCCACCAGCGGGACGAAGGCATCGGCTACGTGCCCCAACGCAACAACGTGCCCGCGGGCTTCCCGGCTCGCGTGCGGGATATCGTCGCCATGGGAGGGTTGCGCGGACGGGGTTGGCGGGGTCGGCTGGGGTTGGCGACAGCGGAAGGCGAAGCCGTAGAGGAGAATCTCGAGCGGGTCGGAATCCTCCCGTTGGCGGATCGGCCGATCGGGCAGCTCTCCGGCGGCGAGCAGCGCCGGGTGGTGCTCGCCCAGGCCTTGTGCGCAAGCAGCCGCCTGTTGATTCTCGATGAGCCGACCGTAGGTCTCGATCTTCCAGCGGAGCAGGCCTTCTATCGGCTATGCCGCAAGCTCCAATCCGAGCTCGGTCTTTCCGTGATCGCCGTCTCCCACGATCTGGTGGCCCTGGCCGGCGAGGCCGATCGACTCCTTTGCATCAACCGCCATATGCATGTCCACGGCAATCCGGATGAAGTCGTTCACAGCCACGCCCTCAAGGAAGCCTACGCTTGCGAATTCGACTTCCTGCGCGGCGAAATCGACCACCACGGCCGTCACGGCCCGGGGCACTGA
- a CDS encoding metal ABC transporter permease: protein MQRALIAAIGVGIVCGGLGFFVVLRGMAFAGIGISHAAIGGIAIGLLLGMSPTWSGAVFAVGTAVAIAWSRRRSELSQDTVIGVFFTGAMALGLVLVSLRRSAQQDLFGYLFGNVLAISPFELTALLGLGACVLILLALTFRAHLFVAFDDEIAGAYGHPVEKLEMLLLVLLAITVILGVRLVGVLLIEALLVVPAATAALWARDFRGQVALAMGLGAISGVVGLFVAYQFDLAAGASIALATVLLFLISLPLRRSA from the coding sequence ATGCAACGGGCGCTGATCGCCGCGATCGGTGTCGGCATCGTATGCGGCGGCCTTGGTTTCTTCGTCGTCCTTCGGGGAATGGCCTTTGCAGGCATCGGCATCTCTCACGCGGCCATCGGCGGCATCGCGATCGGCCTCTTGCTAGGCATGAGCCCCACCTGGAGCGGAGCGGTCTTCGCGGTCGGGACAGCCGTCGCGATCGCCTGGTCGAGACGGCGCAGTGAGCTCTCCCAGGATACCGTGATCGGAGTCTTCTTCACCGGCGCGATGGCCCTCGGCCTCGTCCTGGTGAGCCTGCGACGAAGCGCCCAACAGGATCTGTTCGGCTACTTGTTCGGCAACGTCCTGGCGATCTCGCCCTTCGAGTTGACGGCGCTGCTCGGCCTCGGCGCGTGCGTGTTGATCCTTCTCGCACTCACGTTTCGCGCGCACCTCTTCGTCGCATTCGACGACGAGATTGCGGGCGCTTACGGCCATCCGGTCGAGAAGCTGGAAATGCTCTTGCTCGTGTTGCTGGCCATCACGGTGATCCTCGGCGTCCGGCTGGTCGGTGTCCTGTTGATCGAAGCCCTGTTGGTCGTCCCGGCCGCCACCGCCGCACTCTGGGCCCGGGATTTTCGAGGCCAGGTTGCGCTGGCCATGGGCCTGGGTGCCATATCCGGTGTCGTGGGCCTTTTCGTGGCCTACCAATTCGATCTGGCAGCGGGCGCGAGCATCGCCCTGGCGACGGTTCTCCTCTTCCTGATCAGCCTGCCGCTTCGAAGAAGTGCCTGA
- a CDS encoding serine hydrolase has product MNRALRTLGLPLLLLGALVAIGSQAWTAARVGAGMSALVACGLVHHTGLDPEWVMAHYVGPLLGAGAKLVELQHDPGTGTTGSRAAAWARGRAIVRGGVGCTLVLDEDEAALRSFEDPPHAPPLRPDLPWPEGSAPLDGPANPALVAALDEAFAEPENQPGRMRQTLAVLVAHGGRLLAERYAPGVDRDSRLLSWSAAKSVIAALLGVAEFEGRLDRFGPAPVPEWRGPADPRGSITVDQLLRMSSGLAFDETYGAVNDVSQMLFTHPDAGAFAAGMDLLHEPDSEWAYSSGTSNILARILRDLFGRDVEAQVSWSRTSFFDPIGMRSAVFETDASGSFIGSSLLLRDWQGLGTLRPTPFARGDMERPAHPSQRLDPVREYTHAESTRGPIRRGVVAERRRSSRPDPAHVAVGTAGGLCGPRHERTIRGHRPFGRSGDRAPGAYPIRPG; this is encoded by the coding sequence ATGAACCGAGCCCTCCGAACCCTCGGGTTGCCTCTGCTCCTCCTCGGGGCCCTGGTCGCCATCGGCTCCCAAGCGTGGACGGCGGCTCGCGTCGGTGCCGGGATGAGCGCCCTGGTCGCCTGCGGCCTGGTGCACCACACCGGCCTCGATCCGGAGTGGGTCATGGCGCACTACGTAGGCCCCCTGCTCGGTGCCGGCGCTAAACTGGTCGAACTCCAGCACGACCCTGGGACGGGAACCACCGGAAGCCGGGCCGCAGCCTGGGCCCGCGGACGAGCCATCGTTCGCGGCGGCGTTGGCTGCACACTCGTTCTCGACGAGGACGAGGCTGCACTTCGCAGCTTCGAGGATCCACCCCACGCGCCCCCCCTTCGACCCGATCTGCCGTGGCCGGAAGGCAGTGCCCCCCTCGACGGCCCTGCGAACCCCGCGCTCGTCGCCGCCCTCGATGAAGCCTTCGCCGAGCCTGAGAACCAGCCCGGGCGGATGCGCCAGACTCTCGCCGTACTCGTCGCCCACGGCGGAAGGCTCTTGGCCGAACGCTATGCCCCCGGCGTCGATCGCGATTCCCGATTGCTCTCCTGGTCCGCTGCGAAAAGCGTGATCGCCGCGCTGCTTGGTGTCGCCGAGTTCGAAGGCCGGCTCGATCGGTTCGGCCCTGCCCCGGTTCCCGAGTGGCGCGGGCCCGCCGATCCCCGCGGCTCGATTACCGTCGACCAGCTGCTGCGCATGTCGAGCGGCCTCGCCTTCGATGAAACCTATGGGGCCGTGAACGACGTCTCCCAGATGCTCTTCACCCACCCGGACGCAGGCGCATTCGCCGCAGGCATGGATCTCCTCCACGAACCCGACAGCGAATGGGCCTACTCGAGTGGCACGTCGAACATCCTCGCCCGCATCTTGCGTGATCTCTTCGGGCGCGACGTCGAAGCCCAGGTGAGCTGGAGTCGCACGTCCTTCTTCGACCCCATCGGAATGCGCAGCGCGGTGTTCGAAACCGACGCGTCCGGGAGCTTCATCGGCTCCTCCCTTCTTCTACGCGACTGGCAGGGACTGGGCACGCTTCGGCCAACTCCATTTGCAAGGGGGGACATGGAACGGCCAGCGCATCCTTCCCAAAGACTGGATCCGGTACGTGAGTACACCCACGCCGAAAGCACCCGAGGGCCGATACGGCGCGGGGTGGTGGCTGAACGCAGGCGATCCAGCCGACCCGACCCAGCGCATGTGGCCGTCGGTACCGCCGGAGGCCTATGCGGCCCGCGGCATGAGCGGACAATACGTGGTCATCGTCCCTTCGGCAGATCTGGTGATCGTGCGCCTGGGGCTTACCCAATCCGGCCAGGATGA
- a CDS encoding esterase-like activity of phytase family protein, translating into MSRVLLRSRRLFLLLAACLIATVGPPTTASALAVVDPGQTPVVISGAGNAEFSGIAHTGGGQFLSVADSGGTLHPVSISIDPVTGFVSQASAGTPVILAGGVDLEGVAWRSATGSVFVSDEVGPAIREVDPTTGALIRNVTLPPIFANLRPNLGLESLSLAPDGSALWTANEAALLVDGPVANFVDGTWVRIQRFDGTGTAAGQWAYRTEAQGSFSGVVDLVALPSGELLVLERALALGGFQSRLFLIDFNGATDTSSLPALAGASFQGVGKTLLWSRLGGALNIEGMGLGPTLANGDTSLVLVSDGGGTSPPNTLALRLSVPEPGILLLVLLGTAGMLGRSRAAFASQLGKFHRNPSRSEATCEALQLDLIRSGG; encoded by the coding sequence ATGTCTCGCGTACTCCTGCGCTCTCGTAGGCTCTTCCTCCTGCTCGCTGCGTGCCTGATCGCGACTGTCGGCCCCCCGACCACGGCCTCCGCCCTCGCTGTCGTCGATCCGGGCCAGACGCCTGTCGTCATCAGCGGTGCAGGAAACGCGGAATTCTCGGGAATCGCTCACACTGGTGGCGGCCAGTTCCTCTCGGTCGCGGATTCCGGAGGGACACTCCACCCCGTTTCGATCAGCATCGATCCGGTGACGGGCTTCGTAAGCCAGGCCAGCGCAGGCACACCCGTGATTCTCGCCGGCGGGGTCGATCTGGAGGGCGTCGCCTGGCGCAGCGCTACCGGGAGCGTTTTCGTATCGGACGAGGTCGGCCCGGCGATCCGGGAAGTCGATCCCACCACCGGCGCGTTGATCCGCAACGTCACCTTGCCGCCGATCTTCGCCAATCTGAGGCCGAATCTCGGCCTGGAATCGCTGAGCCTCGCGCCGGACGGTTCCGCCTTGTGGACCGCCAACGAGGCCGCCCTCCTGGTCGACGGCCCGGTCGCGAACTTCGTCGACGGTACCTGGGTGCGCATCCAACGCTTCGACGGAACGGGAACCGCCGCCGGGCAATGGGCCTATCGGACCGAAGCCCAGGGAAGCTTCTCGGGCGTGGTCGATCTCGTGGCGCTCCCGAGCGGGGAGCTGCTCGTGCTCGAACGCGCGCTCGCCCTCGGCGGATTTCAATCGCGGCTCTTCCTGATCGATTTCAACGGCGCGACGGATACCAGCAGCCTGCCGGCCCTGGCGGGTGCCAGCTTCCAAGGCGTCGGCAAGACCCTGCTCTGGAGCCGGTTGGGCGGCGCACTGAACATCGAGGGCATGGGTCTCGGCCCGACCTTGGCGAACGGCGATACGAGCCTCGTCCTGGTGAGCGATGGGGGCGGAACGTCACCACCGAATACACTCGCCCTGCGGCTCTCCGTCCCGGAACCGGGGATCCTGCTGCTGGTCTTGTTGGGCACCGCCGGAATGCTCGGCCGATCCCGTGCCGCGTTCGCATCCCAGCTGGGCAAGTTCCATCGCAATCCCTCGCGCAGCGAGGCGACCTGCGAAGCGCTACAGCTGGACCTGATCCGATCGGGCGGGTAG
- a CDS encoding pyridoxal phosphate-dependent aminotransferase, whose product MELMERAQEMERAGIHVVHLEVGEPDFDPPPAALRACAEALGSGHTNYTDSRGLPELRDAIAADKTRRTGSSVDPAQVIVTSGTSPAMLMVFGLVLEPGDEVIVPSPHYACYPNFVRFCGGKPVAVACAPEAGYAVDVDAVRSAVTSRTKAIVVGTPANPTGAIQSRETLEALASLGVPLVCDEIYDGLVYDEARVVSALEITDQAFVLDGFSKRYAMTGFRLGYVIAPQAAIRTLQSLQQNLFISASEFVQRAGIAALQQGDATVEAARASLAPRRRLLIDGLRELGFVIPVEPEGAFYVFADAGAFSGDSLALANALLERAHVAATPGIDFGSTGEGWLRFCYAAPEADLREALARLSRWSEGGAPSA is encoded by the coding sequence ATGGAGTTGATGGAGCGTGCGCAGGAGATGGAGCGGGCGGGGATCCACGTGGTGCACCTCGAAGTCGGCGAGCCGGATTTCGATCCACCGCCTGCGGCGCTGCGCGCCTGCGCCGAAGCCCTGGGCTCCGGACACACGAACTACACGGACAGCCGGGGCCTTCCCGAACTCCGCGACGCGATCGCAGCGGACAAGACGCGCCGCACGGGCAGTTCGGTGGATCCGGCCCAGGTGATCGTGACGAGTGGCACATCCCCGGCGATGCTGATGGTGTTCGGCCTCGTGCTCGAGCCTGGTGACGAGGTGATCGTCCCGTCGCCGCACTACGCGTGTTATCCGAACTTCGTGCGTTTCTGCGGTGGGAAGCCGGTGGCGGTGGCCTGCGCTCCGGAGGCTGGCTATGCCGTGGACGTGGACGCGGTGCGAAGTGCCGTCACCTCCCGGACGAAGGCCATCGTGGTGGGCACACCGGCCAATCCGACCGGTGCCATTCAGAGCCGCGAGACGCTCGAAGCCCTGGCCAGCCTCGGTGTGCCTCTGGTTTGCGACGAGATCTACGATGGGCTCGTCTACGACGAAGCCCGCGTGGTCTCTGCGCTGGAAATCACCGATCAGGCGTTCGTCCTGGATGGGTTCTCGAAGCGCTACGCCATGACAGGCTTCCGTCTCGGCTACGTGATCGCCCCGCAAGCCGCGATCCGCACCTTGCAATCGCTGCAGCAGAACCTGTTCATATCCGCGAGCGAATTCGTACAGCGGGCGGGGATCGCAGCCCTCCAGCAAGGGGACGCCACCGTCGAGGCAGCCCGGGCGAGCCTCGCGCCCCGGCGCCGGCTGCTGATCGATGGTCTTCGCGAGCTCGGCTTCGTCATTCCCGTCGAGCCCGAGGGTGCGTTCTACGTGTTCGCGGATGCGGGCGCCTTCAGTGGGGATTCGCTCGCCTTGGCGAATGCGTTGCTCGAACGCGCGCACGTCGCCGCCACTCCAGGAATTGATTTCGGTTCCACGGGGGAGGGCTGGCTTCGCTTTTGTTATGCGGCGCCCGAGGCGGATCTACGCGAGGCGCTCGCTCGGCTCTCTCGCTGGTCGGAAGGGGGAGCCCCCTCGGCTTGA
- a CDS encoding cytochrome c maturation protein CcmE produces the protein MSKGVQIAIGGVLMALLLGWYGSTQVSEASFAYYQTLEEFAAADGEASRAVRVHGYVADGSIERDVDAKQVSFRVQSTPPHAGEADGRMMQVVYASLETPDLFKDGAEVVVEGRLHPAESGGNTFHATNVLAKCPSKFEGQEPPGSGTSS, from the coding sequence ATGTCCAAGGGGGTCCAGATCGCCATCGGCGGCGTCTTGATGGCGTTGCTGCTCGGCTGGTACGGCTCGACGCAGGTCAGCGAAGCGTCGTTTGCCTACTACCAGACCCTCGAAGAATTCGCGGCCGCAGACGGCGAAGCGAGCCGCGCGGTGCGCGTGCACGGCTACGTCGCTGATGGCTCCATCGAGCGCGACGTAGACGCCAAACAGGTGAGCTTTCGCGTACAGAGCACACCGCCTCACGCCGGAGAAGCGGACGGCCGCATGATGCAGGTGGTCTACGCGAGCCTCGAGACGCCGGACCTCTTCAAGGACGGCGCCGAGGTCGTCGTAGAGGGCCGCTTGCATCCTGCCGAGAGCGGCGGGAACACCTTCCACGCCACCAATGTCCTCGCCAAATGCCCGTCGAAGTTCGAGGGTCAGGAACCCCCGGGCTCCGGCACTTCGAGCTAG
- a CDS encoding heme lyase CcmF/NrfE family subunit, giving the protein MSEVGASALGFAFVVALVGAVAGVVGGVRRDAAWAEVARIAVLVHFVLASVAIGSLFWAFATLDFQLSYVASHAARSMATHYRLAALWGGQAGSLLLWLWMLAAYAAVAVVVNRRNQSLIPWVSAMLMLNAVFFGVMLNFVSDPFEAVAPGQVLSDGNGLNPLLQHPVMMIHPIVLYTGLVGFAVPFAFAFAAMATGELGTAWMRITRRWTLWAWFFLSVGILLGGRWAYEVLGWGGYWAWDPVENASFMPWLAATAYLHSVMVQEKRDMLKVWNLVLIGLTYTLCLFGTMLTRSGLVRSVHAFAQTEIFGILFLGYVVATVVLFFGILAWRSPELRAKHQLESVLSREAGFVVNNWLFMAFLGVVFWGTLFPKVSEWITGTELLIGPAWFNGLASFVALPLLLLTGIGPLIAWRRASGANLRRQFVWPSICGLAVGFATGIGTGLSGGVFPVLVWAVSGFVVGTISQEYLRAVRARMRRGENPARAVATLMRKNQRRYGGYVVHLGVVFIFIGIAGAAFNEERLENIRVGDSIEMNGYRLEYRTARPIPAQHYGGAIARIALFQDDEPLVTMTPERRVYWLEQQPASIPSVYSTLLEDLYVILTAIEPDGSATVKVYRNPLVNWIWIGGYTFVLGTILILWPHPPLRSRSEENEA; this is encoded by the coding sequence ATGAGTGAGGTCGGCGCCTCAGCCCTGGGGTTTGCTTTCGTGGTCGCCCTCGTCGGCGCCGTGGCGGGCGTGGTGGGAGGCGTACGCCGGGACGCGGCCTGGGCAGAAGTCGCGCGAATCGCCGTCCTCGTCCACTTCGTGTTGGCGAGCGTTGCCATCGGCAGCCTCTTCTGGGCCTTTGCCACCCTCGATTTCCAGCTCTCCTATGTGGCAAGCCACGCGGCCCGCAGCATGGCCACCCACTACCGCCTCGCCGCGCTCTGGGGCGGCCAGGCCGGCTCCCTGCTGCTCTGGCTTTGGATGTTGGCGGCCTACGCGGCGGTTGCGGTCGTCGTCAACCGCCGCAATCAGAGCTTGATCCCCTGGGTGAGCGCGATGCTGATGCTGAACGCGGTCTTCTTCGGCGTGATGCTGAACTTCGTGTCCGACCCCTTCGAAGCGGTCGCCCCGGGCCAGGTGCTCTCCGACGGCAACGGCCTCAACCCGCTACTGCAGCATCCCGTCATGATGATCCACCCGATCGTCCTGTACACGGGGCTCGTCGGTTTCGCTGTGCCCTTCGCCTTCGCCTTCGCCGCCATGGCGACAGGCGAACTCGGAACCGCATGGATGCGCATCACCCGCCGGTGGACCTTATGGGCGTGGTTCTTCCTCTCGGTCGGCATCCTGCTCGGCGGACGCTGGGCCTACGAAGTGCTCGGCTGGGGGGGCTACTGGGCCTGGGATCCGGTAGAGAACGCGTCCTTCATGCCCTGGCTCGCAGCCACTGCCTACCTGCACTCGGTGATGGTGCAGGAAAAGCGGGACATGCTGAAGGTCTGGAACCTGGTGCTGATCGGGCTGACCTACACGCTCTGCTTGTTCGGCACCATGCTCACCCGTAGCGGCCTCGTTCGATCCGTCCACGCGTTCGCCCAGACCGAGATCTTCGGAATCCTCTTCCTGGGCTACGTCGTAGCGACCGTCGTCCTCTTCTTTGGCATCCTCGCCTGGCGCTCCCCGGAACTCCGAGCCAAGCACCAGCTCGAATCCGTGCTGTCCCGCGAAGCCGGCTTCGTCGTGAACAACTGGCTCTTCATGGCGTTCCTCGGCGTGGTCTTCTGGGGCACCCTCTTCCCGAAGGTCTCGGAATGGATCACCGGCACCGAGCTCTTGATCGGTCCCGCCTGGTTCAACGGCCTCGCCAGTTTCGTGGCGCTTCCGTTGTTGCTTCTCACCGGCATCGGACCGCTGATTGCCTGGCGCCGCGCGTCCGGAGCAAACCTGCGGCGCCAGTTCGTGTGGCCCTCCATTTGCGGTTTGGCGGTCGGCTTCGCCACCGGCATCGGCACAGGCCTCTCGGGCGGTGTGTTTCCGGTGCTCGTCTGGGCGGTTTCCGGGTTCGTGGTCGGCACGATCTCGCAGGAGTACCTACGCGCGGTTCGCGCGCGTATGCGCCGCGGCGAGAACCCGGCCCGGGCGGTTGCAACGCTGATGCGAAAGAACCAGCGGCGGTACGGCGGCTACGTGGTCCACCTCGGCGTGGTGTTCATCTTCATCGGGATCGCTGGAGCCGCATTCAACGAAGAACGGCTCGAGAACATCCGTGTCGGCGATTCGATCGAAATGAACGGGTACCGGCTCGAATACCGCACGGCCCGACCGATTCCGGCCCAGCACTACGGTGGAGCGATCGCCCGGATTGCTCTCTTCCAGGACGACGAGCCGCTCGTCACCATGACTCCAGAACGCCGGGTCTACTGGCTGGAACAGCAGCCGGCTTCGATCCCGTCGGTCTACTCGACTCTCCTCGAAGACCTGTACGTCATCCTGACGGCCATCGAGCCCGACGGGTCGGCGACGGTGAAGGTCTACCGCAACCCGTTGGTCAACTGGATCTGGATCGGCGGCTACACCTTCGTACTCGGCACGATCCTCATCCTCTGGCCTCACCCGCCGTTGCGGAGCCGCTCGGAAGAGAACGAAGCGTGA